A part of Catharus ustulatus isolate bCatUst1 chromosome 8, bCatUst1.pri.v2, whole genome shotgun sequence genomic DNA contains:
- the NOLC1 gene encoding nucleolar and coiled-body phosphoprotein 1 isoform X2, protein MAERRPVPSDLFPLVLAFLRESGCQGAARAFAREAAAKEQDPNAASLLDIFAYWLRSPAAKKRKLVPNGAQAKRKPSASSSDSSSEEDEKPPAKKPAKASAVPKAKAVPAAKTAESSSEDSSDDSDSEEEKKPAKKGAKPVVKPPQAGPKTQPQKKAESSSSDSSSSDEGAPKKQPPKPATPKSGSKPAQAATKVVNGKAASSSSSSSSEDSDEEKAAPKKAVPKKSPLPKPAATQACPGKTKRAKKSSSSEDSSDSSDDEKPPAKQKPKSGPYSAVPPPQGAQTKKGLANKAAAKKAESSDSSDSSDEAEQVPSKAEAGKAVVAKTIPAPQKKAVTSKKAESSSDSDSDSSSEDNKKKVGNKLPAKQPVIKNTSKPAKVVVKPGQAKKDSSSSSDSSDSDSSDKKAAPVKPTTKAATPAATPAAKKSPAATKKAQSSSDSDSSSSSEDEKKKKKGPPAKPAGKVAKPLSKPAPAPKADTSDSDSSSSEEEKPAGKPAAKSTGAAKATAGKKAAASRSSSSSSDSSSEEDGKPKKAVKGVQNGSKATASTEKAKASAVAVTNKKSKPAGGSSSSSESSSEEETGKVNGAVLSIPPRKGRRD, encoded by the exons ATGGCGGAGCGGCGGCCCGTGCCCAGTGACCTGTTCCCCCTCGTGCTCGCGTTCCTGCGCGAGAGCGGCTGCCAGGGCGCCGCGCGCGCCTTCGccagggaggcggcggcg AAGGAGCAGGACCCCAACGCGGCCTCCCTCCTGGACATCTTCGCCTACTGGCTGCG GTCTCCGGCGGCCAAGAAGAGAAAGCTGGTCCCGAACGGCGCCCAGGCGAAGAGGAAGCCGTCcgccagcagcagtgacagctccaGCGAGGAGGATGAGAAACCCCCTGCCAAAAAGCCAG CTAAAGCATCAGCTGTGCCCAAAGCAAAAGCAGTTCCTGCAGCCaagacagcagagagcagcagtgaggacTCCAGTGATGATTCAGACTcggaggaggagaagaagccAGCAAAG AAAGGTGCAAAACCTGTGGTGAAGCCACCACAAGCTGGACCCAAAACCCAGCCtcagaagaaagcagagagTTCCAGTTCTGACTCAAGCAGCTCAGATGAAGGAGCACCAAAGAAGCAGCCGCCCAAACCAGCAACACCTAAATCCG GAAGTAAACCTGCCCAGGCAGCCACCAAAGTTGTCAATGGAAAAGCAGcgagcagtagcagcagcagcagcagtgaagattcggatgaggaaaaggctgcacCAAAAAAG GCTGTTCCCAAGAAATCACCTCTGCCAAAACCTGCAGCCACTCAGGCATGTCCTGGGAAAACCAAACGTGCCAAGAAAAGTTCCAGTAGTGAGGACTCATCTGACAGCTCAGATGATGAAAAGCcacctgcaaaacaaaagccaaagtCTG GTCCATACAGTGCTGTACCACCTCCTCAAGGAGCACAGACAAAGAAGGGCCTTGCTAATAAGGCTGCTGCAAAAAAGGCTGAGAGCAGTGACTCTTCAGACAGTAGCGATGAGGCAGAGCAGGTGCCCTCAAAGGCAGAAGCAG GCAAAGCAGTAGTAGCTAAAACAATCCCTGCTCCTCAGAAGAAAGCTGTGACTAGCAAGAAGGCTGAATCCAGTTCTGACAGTGACTCAG attCTAGCTCTGAAGATAATAAAAAGAAAGTAGGGAATAAGCTCCCTGCTAAACAACCTGTGATAAAGAATACTTCCAAACCAGCAAAAGTAGTTGTCAAGCCTGGACAAGCAAAGAAAGACTCCAGTTCTTCCTCAGACAGCTCAG ATTCTGATAGTTCTGACAAGAAGGCAGCTCCTGTGAAGCCCACAACTAAAGCAGCAACGCCTGCAGCAACCCCTGCAGCAAAGAAGTCACCAGCTGCCACAAAGAAAGCACAAAGTAGCTCTGATTCAGATAGCTCCAGCAGTTCTGAGGatgagaagaagaagaagaaaggccCTCCAGCTAAACCAGCTGGCAAAGTGGCTAAGCCATTGTccaaacctgctccagctcccaaaGCAGACACATCTGACTCTGATAGTTCAAGCAGTGAAGAAGAAAAGCCAGCAGGAAAACCAGCCGCCAAATCTACAGGGGCAGCAAAAGCAACTGCAGGGAAGAAGGCAGCTGCTTCTAGAAGTAGCAGCAGCTCGTCAGACAGTTCCAGTGAAGAGGATGGGAAGCCCAAAAAGGCAGTGAAGGGGGTGCAGAACGGTTCTAAAGCCACTGCCTccacagagaaagcaaaagcatCTGCAGTAGCTGTGACCAACAAGAAGTCTAAGCCAGCTGGTGGCAGCAGTAGTAGCAGtgaaagcagctctgaagaAGAGACTGGAAAAGTCAATGGAG cCGTCCTCTCCATTCCGCCGCGTAAGGGAAGAAGAGATTGA
- the LOC116999822 gene encoding 2-hydroxyacylsphingosine 1-beta-galactosyltransferase-like, translating to MKMMKVLPCPAALLFLVTAFTVEPSHGAKVLIMPTIVFDSHLRVFMRVAEALTDRGHDPVLLLHEGRDVETSLPGFRVQRYWGTFSTESADAWVQEKIKRVFQGKMTSLEVFSFLEKYLENCDLVLGNSTLLQKLQWEHFDLLLVDPNEMCGFILAHILHVKYAVISTGFWFPAEIGATSPIAYVPEFNSLMTDRMGFFGRTWNLLVYIITRVATKLVILPKFERLMEKHRVEPKTSMLDLVHGTSLFFLCNDVVLDFPRPTLPHVIFTGGILAEPAKPLPVGLRLWVEAAEAGVVVVSFGIGIRALPGDLVEKMAGAFARLPQRVVWRYFGQKPKNLGENTLMMGWLPQNDLLGHPNVKAFVSHCGMNGIFEAIYHGVPVVGFPFYGDQFDIMTRVQAKGMGILMDWSRVKEEELYQAVITVISDPSYRKAAQHISALHLDRPMHALNRTVYWLEYILRHDGAPYLRPAVYDLSLYEYFCLDILALLLLCLAGIGFVLYKSVVWCRRKGASPVYQNGNCMKGHFTDEKKLQ from the exons ATGAAAATGATGAAGGTGCTACCgtgccctgctgctcttcttTTCCTAGTGACTGCATTCACTGTGGAGCCATCTCACGGTGCCAAGGTGCTGATCATGCCCACCATAGTCTTTGACAGCCACTTGCGAGTGTTCATGCGGGTGGCAGAGGCGCTGACTGACCGGGGCCACgaccctgtgctgctgctccatgagGGTCGGGATGTGGAAACCTCCCTGCCTGGATTCCGTGTGCAGAGGTACTGGGGTACCTTCAGCACAGAGAGCGCAGATGCCTGGGTGCAGGAGAAGATAAAGCGTGTCTTTCAAGGGAAGATGACCTCTCTGGAggtgttttcatttttggagAAGTACCTGGAAAACTGTGACCTAGTACTGGGAAATTCTACCCTTCTGCAGAAACTCCAGTGGGAGCACTTTGACTTGCTTTTGGTGGACCCCAATGAGATGTGTGGATTTATCCTGGCCCACATCCTGCATGTCAAATATGCTGTGATTTCCACTGGTTTCTGGTTCCCAGCAGAGATCGGTGCCACCTCCCCCATTGCCTATGTCCCTGAATTCAATTCCCTGATGACAGACAGGATGGGCTTTTTTGGTAGGACTTGGAATCTTCTAGTCTACATAATCACTCGTGTGGCTACAAAACTGGTCATCCTGCCCAAGTTTGAACGTCTCATGGAGAAGCACAGGGTGGAGCCCAAGACATCCATGCTGGACCTTGTTCATGGAACTagtcttttcttcctctgtaaTGACGTGGTGTTGGACTTCCCCCGTCCAACGCTCCCCCATGTCATTTTCACAGGGGGAATCCTCGCTGAGCCTGCAAAGCCCCTTCCAGTG GGTCTGCGTCTCTGGGtggaagcagcagaggcaggtgtCGTTGTTGTCTCCTTTGGCATCGGGATCCGAGCTCTTCCGGGCGATTTGGTGGAGAAGATGGCTGGTGCATTTGCTCGCCTCCCACAAAGGGTGGTGTGGAG ATATTTTGGTCAGAAGCCAAAAAACCTGGGTGAGAATACGCTGATGATGGGGTGGCTGCCCCAGAATGACCTGTTAG GGCACCCCAATGTGAAAGCTTTTGTCAGCCACTGTGGGATGAATGGTATATTTGAGGCAATTTATCACGGTGTGCCAGTGGTGGGATTTCCTTTCTATGGAGACCAGTTTGACATCATGACCAGAGTGCAGGCGAAGGGCATGGGTATCCTCATGGACTGGAGCAGAGTAAAAGAAGAGGAGCTTTACCAGGCTGTCATTACAGTCATCTCTGACCCCAG CTATAGAAAAGCAGCCCAGCACATCTCAGCTCTGCACCTGGACAGACCAATGCACGCTCTCAACAGGACAGTGTACTGGCTGGAGTACATCCTTCGTCACGATGGGGCACCCTACCTTCGCCCGGCTGTCTACGATCTCTCCCTGTATGAGTACTTCTGCCTGGACATACTGGCTCTTCTCTTGCTGTGTCTGGCTGGTATTGGATTTGTTCTCTACAAATCTGTGGTCTGGTGCAGAAGGAAGGGGGCCAGCCCTGTGTATCAAAACGGCAATTGCATGAAAGGCCACTTCACAGATGAGAAGAAATTGCAGTAG
- the NOLC1 gene encoding nucleolar and coiled-body phosphoprotein 1 isoform X1 yields the protein MAERRPVPSDLFPLVLAFLRESGCQGAARAFAREAAAKEQDPNAASLLDIFAYWLRSPAAKKRKLVPNGAQAKRKPSASSSDSSSEEDEKPPAKKPAKASAVPKAKAVPAAKTAESSSEDSSDDSDSEEEKKPAKKGAKPVVKPPQAGPKTQPQKKAESSSSDSSSSDEGAPKKQPPKPATPKSGSKPAQAATKVVNGKAASSSSSSSSEDSDEEKAAPKKAVPKKSPLPKPAATQACPGKTKRAKKSSSSEDSSDSSDDEKPPAKQKPKSGPYSAVPPPQGAQTKKGLANKAAAKKAESSDSSDSSDEAEQVPSKAEAGKAVVAKTIPAPQKKAVTSKKAESSSDSDSDSSSEDNKKKVGNKLPAKQPVIKNTSKPAKVVVKPGQAKKDSSSSSDSSDSDSSDKKAAPVKPTTKAATPAATPAAKKSPAATKKAQSSSDSDSSSSSEDEKKKKKGPPAKPAGKVAKPLSKPAPAPKADTSDSDSSSSEEEKPAGKPAAKSTGAAKATAGKKAAASRSSSSSSDSSSEEDGKPKKAVKGVQNGSKATASTEKAKASAVAVTNKKSKPAGGSSSSSESSSEEETGKVNGGTVGKKQKREDVQETETPHSKKAKIKAKTPHTVPKVKRPSSPFRRVREEEIEVDARVADNSFEAKKGAAGDWGEKANNILKYTKGKSFRHEKTKKKRGSYRGGTISTQVNSVKFDSD from the exons ATGGCGGAGCGGCGGCCCGTGCCCAGTGACCTGTTCCCCCTCGTGCTCGCGTTCCTGCGCGAGAGCGGCTGCCAGGGCGCCGCGCGCGCCTTCGccagggaggcggcggcg AAGGAGCAGGACCCCAACGCGGCCTCCCTCCTGGACATCTTCGCCTACTGGCTGCG GTCTCCGGCGGCCAAGAAGAGAAAGCTGGTCCCGAACGGCGCCCAGGCGAAGAGGAAGCCGTCcgccagcagcagtgacagctccaGCGAGGAGGATGAGAAACCCCCTGCCAAAAAGCCAG CTAAAGCATCAGCTGTGCCCAAAGCAAAAGCAGTTCCTGCAGCCaagacagcagagagcagcagtgaggacTCCAGTGATGATTCAGACTcggaggaggagaagaagccAGCAAAG AAAGGTGCAAAACCTGTGGTGAAGCCACCACAAGCTGGACCCAAAACCCAGCCtcagaagaaagcagagagTTCCAGTTCTGACTCAAGCAGCTCAGATGAAGGAGCACCAAAGAAGCAGCCGCCCAAACCAGCAACACCTAAATCCG GAAGTAAACCTGCCCAGGCAGCCACCAAAGTTGTCAATGGAAAAGCAGcgagcagtagcagcagcagcagcagtgaagattcggatgaggaaaaggctgcacCAAAAAAG GCTGTTCCCAAGAAATCACCTCTGCCAAAACCTGCAGCCACTCAGGCATGTCCTGGGAAAACCAAACGTGCCAAGAAAAGTTCCAGTAGTGAGGACTCATCTGACAGCTCAGATGATGAAAAGCcacctgcaaaacaaaagccaaagtCTG GTCCATACAGTGCTGTACCACCTCCTCAAGGAGCACAGACAAAGAAGGGCCTTGCTAATAAGGCTGCTGCAAAAAAGGCTGAGAGCAGTGACTCTTCAGACAGTAGCGATGAGGCAGAGCAGGTGCCCTCAAAGGCAGAAGCAG GCAAAGCAGTAGTAGCTAAAACAATCCCTGCTCCTCAGAAGAAAGCTGTGACTAGCAAGAAGGCTGAATCCAGTTCTGACAGTGACTCAG attCTAGCTCTGAAGATAATAAAAAGAAAGTAGGGAATAAGCTCCCTGCTAAACAACCTGTGATAAAGAATACTTCCAAACCAGCAAAAGTAGTTGTCAAGCCTGGACAAGCAAAGAAAGACTCCAGTTCTTCCTCAGACAGCTCAG ATTCTGATAGTTCTGACAAGAAGGCAGCTCCTGTGAAGCCCACAACTAAAGCAGCAACGCCTGCAGCAACCCCTGCAGCAAAGAAGTCACCAGCTGCCACAAAGAAAGCACAAAGTAGCTCTGATTCAGATAGCTCCAGCAGTTCTGAGGatgagaagaagaagaagaaaggccCTCCAGCTAAACCAGCTGGCAAAGTGGCTAAGCCATTGTccaaacctgctccagctcccaaaGCAGACACATCTGACTCTGATAGTTCAAGCAGTGAAGAAGAAAAGCCAGCAGGAAAACCAGCCGCCAAATCTACAGGGGCAGCAAAAGCAACTGCAGGGAAGAAGGCAGCTGCTTCTAGAAGTAGCAGCAGCTCGTCAGACAGTTCCAGTGAAGAGGATGGGAAGCCCAAAAAGGCAGTGAAGGGGGTGCAGAACGGTTCTAAAGCCACTGCCTccacagagaaagcaaaagcatCTGCAGTAGCTGTGACCAACAAGAAGTCTAAGCCAGCTGGTGGCAGCAGTAGTAGCAGtgaaagcagctctgaagaAGAGACTGGAAAAGTCAATGGAG GCACAGTCgggaagaaacagaagagggAAGATGTTCAGGAGACAGAAACACCACACAGTAAAAAAGCAAAGATCAAAGCCAAAACACCACACACAGTTCCCAAGGTGAAACGG cCGTCCTCTCCATTCCGCCGCGTAAGGGAAGAAGAGATTGAGGTGGATGCCCGTGTGGCTGATAACTCATTTGAAGCAAAG AAAGGAGCAGCTGGTGACTGGGGTGAGAAAGCTAACAACATCCTGAAATACACTAAAGGCAAATCTTTCCGtcatgagaaaacaaagaaaaaacgAGGCAGCTACCGTGGGGGCACTATATCGACCCAAGTCAATTCTGTCAAATTTGATAGTGACTGA